In Granulicella mallensis MP5ACTX8, the sequence TCGAAGGCACCATCACGTCCTTCACCAAGCCGGCCAGAAAATCGAAGCAGGCACTCTTCCATCTGCAGTTCGACAAGATCATCTTTCCCAACGGCTACACGATCGTTCTGACGAAGCCAGCAATCCGCGCGCTCGTAACCGTGAAGGTCAGCAAGAACAACGATCTCCTGCTGGATAATGGCGCGCAGATCACCATGCCGCTTCGGTCGCCCCTCACACTGAATGCGACCGAGATCACTCAGGCCATCTCGCTCGCCCAGGCTCCCACTCCAGGCGACTTCGTTCCTGCTACCTTGTGCCGTCCCACCCCCGGCGACCCAGGCTCTCCGGGCACATCCGATACCATCATCCCCGGCAGTCCCGCCACGCCCGATACCATCATCCCCGGAGCCGACGGAGCACCCGACATCGTGATCCCCGGTATGCCGGCAACGCCCGATACCATCATTCCAGGCTTGCCCGCCACTCCACCGACTCCTCCAACCGTATGCCCTGATCCGCCGGTAGTGCTCTCCAGTGTCGCGGAACATTCCTCCCACGCCCGAGCGACCTCTTCGTCGTCCACTCTCAAGAAATAACTGCTGTATCTCAGAAGCTCGAAGGGACTCCATCATGCAGCTTCGCTTCCGCACCTTACTCCTGATCGCCAATCTCAGCCTCCTGGCCCTGCCGGCGGCCACCGCACAACAGGCCGCACCGCCTGCAGCATCCTCCAGCCTCACAATTCCCAGCGGTACCGTCGCGCCGCTCACGCTCGTCACTCCGATTGCGAAAAAGGTGATGAAGGCCGGCGACACCGTTACTGCCTCGATCGCCTTTCCGGTCACCGTGGGCAACCAGATTGCCCTCCCTGTCGGAACTCTCGCCGAAGGACAGATCACCGCCATCATCAAGAGGGCAAAGAAGACGAGTCAGCCCTTCGTCCAGGTTCACTTCACGCGCCTGGTCTTCGCCAACGGCTACACCTCGGACCTGGACGCCACCGACGCCTCCGGCTTCTCTCCCAGCAGCATCGTCGCTCCCCTGACTCCGAGCGAGATCGCCATGCAGCCGGCGGCTCCAGCACCTGCGCCCAAACCCAAGGGATTCTTCGCCCGGCTCTTTTCGCACAACAGCTCGAAGCCGCCCAAGATTCTCATCGCCGCTGGTTGGCAGTTCCAGATGACGCTGCAAAGCCCGCTCACACTCGACGCGACCAGCGTTGCCAGTGCAGCCGCCACCCCGCCGAAATAGAATCAAGTTATGCAGCGCATCTATCTCGACGCCAACGCAACAACGCCAGTCCTTCCCGAAGTCGTCGAGGCGATGCGTCCCTTCTGGCTGGAGAGCTTCGGCAACCCCAGCTCCGCGCACCAGTCCGGCCAGCGCACGCGCTCTGCCGTGGAGCACGCTCGCGGCGCAATGGCCAAGCTCCTCCACTGCACCTCGAAGGAGATCATCTTCACCTCCGGCGGCACCGAGAGCGATAACCTCTCGCTCTCGGGCGTCCTGCAGCCCTATCTCGACTCCGGCGAGCCTGCGCACCTCATCACCTCGAACATCGAGCACCACGCCGTCCTCTACACCGCGGAATCGCTCGAACGGCGCGGCATCGAAGTGACCTATCTCGCCCCTGCGCACGATGGTGTCATCGACCCCTCAGCGCTCGAAGCCGCATTGAAGCCGCACACCAAGCTGGTCTCCATCATGCTGGCGAATAACGAGACCGGCGCGGTCCAGCCCGTCGGCAAGCTCGCACGCATCGCCAAGGCCCACGGCACGCTCGTCCACACGGACGCCGTGCAAGCCGCCGCCAAGCTCCCGCTCGACCTCTCCGGCGAGTTCAAGAACGTCGATCTGCTCTCTCTCTCCGGCCACAAAATGTACGCCCCGCAAGGCACCGGCGTCCTCTTCGTGCGCAAGGGAGTCCAGCTCGCACCGCTCTTCCACGGCGGCCCGCACGAACGCCAGCGCCGCGCCGGCACAGAGAACGTCCCCGGCATCGTCGGCCTCGGCCGCGCCGCCGAGCTGGCCCACGAGTGGCTCAACTCGCAACTCGACTCTCGTAACTCGATCCTCGCAGCAGAAACCCCAGCGCCCACGAGTCTCAGCGCCCTCCGCGACCGTCTCGAACAAGGCCTGCTCAGCGCAATCCCCAACGCCATCATCAATGCCTCAGGCGCACCCCGCGTCCCTAACACCACCAACCTGCGCATCGCCGGTATCGACGCCGAAGCCCTGCTCATCGCGCTGGACATCCAGGGCATCGCCGCGAGCTTCGGCGCAGCCTGCCAGTCCGGTGCCACAGAACCCTCGCACGTGCTGCTGGCGATGGGCCTCAGCCCCGCGGAAGCCCGCTCCAGCCTGCGCCTCTCCCTCTCCCGCCTCACCACCGCCGAAGAGATCGACCGCGCACTCGAGATCATTCCAGCGGTAGTCGCACGCCTGCGCTCACTCAGCTAAGCCAGCGTTGCCGTTGCTTTTCTAGTTGTCATTCCCGAAGCGAATCTGCTTCTACTTTTGCTTTGGCTGCTGTCGGCAGTAGGTCAGTTCGAAATCTGATCAAGAGAAAACGCCGAGGTGCAGTCACTCGGCGCTCCACAATGCCAGGGCGGATTCGAACCGCCGACCCCCAGATTAGCAGTCCGATGCTCTATCCAACTGAGCTACTGGCTCAAAGCGGCGCTACCCGCAACATGATTTTAGCAGTCCGACAAGCTCCTCTTCTCTAGCGTGTTCGTTTCGCATCCATGCTTGCATCGTCCTCCGGCTTTGATCCGAGCCGCCCCACAGCAGATTTCAAATTGACCCACTACCCTTTGTCGTTGCTTTTGCCTTTCGGGTTGTCATTCCGAGGCGCAGCCGAGGAACCTGCTTCCTCCCGTTCTTCTCCCGCACCTGCAAGCCCTAAAATCGAAGCCACCAACAAGGGCCAACAGCCCGCTTCATCCCAGCCCTGGGTTACGCACGAAACAGAAGTAGAGGGCTGAAAGCCCGACTCATCGATGCCACCACGATGAATCGGGCTTTCAGCCCTCTAAACCTCTATAGGCTCCGTACCTGGGGCTTCACCCCAGGCTGGTATAAGCCGGGCCGTTGGCCCTGTGTTGACCTCACAGATACCAGGGAATATTCACCACAACGATCCGCTGATTGCCCTTCAACAACAGCATCAGCTTCAGCAACTGCACGCGCTGATTGTGCAGCAGGTTCTCCCACCAGTGCCGCACCACGAGCTCCGGCAGCAGTACCGCAATCTTGCGTCCTGGATTCTCGTCCTCCAGCTTCAGCACATAGTCCATCAGCGGAGACAGGATCGTGCGATAGCTGCTCTTCACCGTAATCAACTCCGGCTCGGCCATATTGTGTTCGCGCACCGGCTTGATCACCATCTTGTCCCAGACACAACCCAAGGCATCCGAATCGTCGCTGTCCACATGGACGACCTTCACGATCGGGCTCATCAGCATGCCGAAGCGCATGGCCTTCTCGGTGATCTTGTCCCACCGTGCCATCGGGATCACAACGATAGGCGGTTCCAGGCCCGTGAGCCGCAACGGCGTCGGGTCTTCCGTCTCCATCTTGACTCGCACATAGTGCCGCTTCACCATCATCATGAGACCGATGAGGAAAGGCACCAGCAGCGCGGTCACCCACGCGCCGGCCATGAACTTCGAGGTCAGAACGACCAGCAGCGTAATGCCCGTCGCCACCGCGCCCAGTCCATTGAGGAACATCTTGATGTGGCGATGCGGAGCGTCCTTCTCCTTCACCCAGTGCCTGACCATGCCCGCCTGGCTAAGAGTGAACGCCAAAAAGGCGCCGATCGCATACAAAGGGATCAACCTGTCCGTCACGCCGTTGAAGATGATCAGGATGATGGCCGTAAAGCCAGTCAACGCATAGATGCCGTGCGAGAACAGCAACCGCCGTCCGCGCAGCAAAAATACATGCGGCAGATAGTCCCTGACGGCAATCGCACGCGCCATGCGCGGAAAGTCAGCAAAGGCCGTGTTCGCGCTAAAGGACAGAGCGGCGAGAACCGCGCCCATCGTAAGGAAGTAGAACCAGCCACGTCCAAACACCGCCGCTACAGCAATGCTCAACACGCTCTGGAAGTTGTGCGCATCGGGATCCATCGCCGTAACCCCATAAGCACGGGCGACGTAAGACAATCCTGCCAGCAGGATGATCAGGATGCCGATAATCACCGTCAACGTGCGATTGGCATTCGTCGAGCGTGGCTCCTTGAACGCCGTGGTGCCGTTCGACACAGCTTCCACACCCGTCATGGCCGCGCACCCGCTCGAAAAAGCCTTCAACAGGAGAGCGAAGAGCAGCCACGTTGAAAGGTGTGGAAGGACCGTCACAATGGGCGGTGGGGGTGCCAGGACCGCCACCGGATGCCCTCCGCTGACCACGCTGCGATACACACCAACACCGATGGTGGCCAAAATCGTGCCGACAAAGAGGAATGTCGGCACCATGAACACAAAACCCGTCTCGCGCACGCCACGCATGTTCACGATCGCGATCGCGGCCAGGATGAAGAGGCAGATCAGCAACTGGTGCGGATGCAGCTCAGGGACGGCGCTGACCAGCGCCGTAACACCGGCGGAAACACCCACCGCCGCCGTCAGAATATAGTCGATCATCAGGGCTGCTGCTGCCAGCAGTCCTGCTCCGTCACCCAGGTTTTCGCTGGCCACGGTATACGATCCGCCACCATTCGGGTAGGCAATGATCGTCTGCCGGTAGCTGAAGTACAAGATCACCAACAACGTCAGAATGAATCCAAAGATGGGCAACAGATAATGGGATACGCCCAGGACACCCAGGGGAATCAGAAGGGTCATGGCCGCTTCCGGTCCATATGCCGCACTGGTAAGTCCATCCAGCCCGAAGATCGGGACTCCTGCCGCTACGCCAATGTGCTCGTCGTGTTCGGCACTGGTCGCTAGCGGTTTTCCAAACAGAACATCAAAAATGCTCATGCCTCACTAAACCTCGGGTGCCCGCAGGGCACACCGATAAATATCCTACGCTAGGTTGTCAAACCGCTTGCATACGGAAACAATTTTTATCGGCTTTTATTCTGCAGATCGCCCCCAGCAGCCCCCAACTCTCCTCAAAACCCAGGCTTTTTTGAACCATCGAGCGGTTCGGCGATAATCCTATCTATGCCGACTCTCTACGACCTCCCGCTCACGACCCTCTCCGGCTCCCCCACCACCCTCGCCGACTTCTCCGGCAAGGCCCTGCTGATCGTCAACGTCGCCTCCCGCTGCGGACTTACCCCCCAGTACACCGATCTCGAAACCCTCTATCAGCAGTTCAAGGACAAGGGGTTCGTAATCCTCGGCTTCCCCGCCAACGACTTCGCAGGCCAGGAACCCGGCTCCAATCAGGAGATCGCCAAGTTCTGCTCAACTGACTATCCCGTCACCTTCCCCGTGTTCGCCAAGATCGCCGTCACCGGCCCGGAACAGCACCCGCTCTACGCCGAGCTCACCTCGGCCGCGCCCGAGCATGTCGTCAACGACGCAGGCTTCCGCGGCAACATCTCCGGCTACCTCAAGTCCCAGGGCCTCCCCGAGCCCGCACCGCTCCCCGCCGTCCTCTGGAACTTCGAAAAGTTTGTCGTAGGCCGTGACGGCACCGTCATCGCCCGCTTTGCCCCCGACATGCTCCCCAGCGATCCCCGCATCGTCAGCGCAATCGAACAAGCCCTGTCCAATTAGGACAGGGGGAGGCTGCGTCCCAGCCTGCTCAAGTTACGTCTTCTTTTTAACACTGAAAATTTGTTGCTTCAGAGAGGATCACCTGCACCATGCTCACCAGGACCTTGCTCCTTGCGTCTGTCTTCGCTGTGGCGTTGCCCGCGTTCTCGCAGACACCTATCCGTATCACCGCAGACCTTACCGAAGCCCCACGCAAGCTCTACCACGCGGAGATTGACCTCCCGGTCAAGCCCGGACATCTCAC encodes:
- a CDS encoding cysteine desulfurase family protein codes for the protein MQRIYLDANATTPVLPEVVEAMRPFWLESFGNPSSAHQSGQRTRSAVEHARGAMAKLLHCTSKEIIFTSGGTESDNLSLSGVLQPYLDSGEPAHLITSNIEHHAVLYTAESLERRGIEVTYLAPAHDGVIDPSALEAALKPHTKLVSIMLANNETGAVQPVGKLARIAKAHGTLVHTDAVQAAAKLPLDLSGEFKNVDLLSLSGHKMYAPQGTGVLFVRKGVQLAPLFHGGPHERQRRAGTENVPGIVGLGRAAELAHEWLNSQLDSRNSILAAETPAPTSLSALRDRLEQGLLSAIPNAIINASGAPRVPNTTNLRIAGIDAEALLIALDIQGIAASFGAACQSGATEPSHVLLAMGLSPAEARSSLRLSLSRLTTAEEIDRALEIIPAVVARLRSLS
- a CDS encoding APC family permease, which gives rise to MSIFDVLFGKPLATSAEHDEHIGVAAGVPIFGLDGLTSAAYGPEAAMTLLIPLGVLGVSHYLLPIFGFILTLLVILYFSYRQTIIAYPNGGGSYTVASENLGDGAGLLAAAALMIDYILTAAVGVSAGVTALVSAVPELHPHQLLICLFILAAIAIVNMRGVRETGFVFMVPTFLFVGTILATIGVGVYRSVVSGGHPVAVLAPPPPIVTVLPHLSTWLLFALLLKAFSSGCAAMTGVEAVSNGTTAFKEPRSTNANRTLTVIIGILIILLAGLSYVARAYGVTAMDPDAHNFQSVLSIAVAAVFGRGWFYFLTMGAVLAALSFSANTAFADFPRMARAIAVRDYLPHVFLLRGRRLLFSHGIYALTGFTAIILIIFNGVTDRLIPLYAIGAFLAFTLSQAGMVRHWVKEKDAPHRHIKMFLNGLGAVATGITLLVVLTSKFMAGAWVTALLVPFLIGLMMMVKRHYVRVKMETEDPTPLRLTGLEPPIVVIPMARWDKITEKAMRFGMLMSPIVKVVHVDSDDSDALGCVWDKMVIKPVREHNMAEPELITVKSSYRTILSPLMDYVLKLEDENPGRKIAVLLPELVVRHWWENLLHNQRVQLLKLMLLLKGNQRIVVVNIPWYL
- a CDS encoding glutathione peroxidase, whose product is MPTLYDLPLTTLSGSPTTLADFSGKALLIVNVASRCGLTPQYTDLETLYQQFKDKGFVILGFPANDFAGQEPGSNQEIAKFCSTDYPVTFPVFAKIAVTGPEQHPLYAELTSAAPEHVVNDAGFRGNISGYLKSQGLPEPAPLPAVLWNFEKFVVGRDGTVIARFAPDMLPSDPRIVSAIEQALSN